In a genomic window of Thalassophryne amazonica chromosome 12, fThaAma1.1, whole genome shotgun sequence:
- the LOC117521962 gene encoding protein FAM49B-like, with the protein MGNLIKVLTRDIDNGGNFFLDFENAQPSPSEMEVWEKVNQVLTEAQVILDDLQAYGGAGEEIRQAIQKPGTESVQEKAWSAVIPLVAKLKTFYEFSQKLESSLHCLLDILTCSGSTPTQHLEQKQALARQFAHIMHFTLRFDELKMTNPAIQNDFSYYRRTVSRMVLKNVSTESESYINNELANRMSLFYACATPMLKTLSDATSKFVSDNPDVPIENTTDCLSTMASVCKVMLETPEYRSRFASEETVLFCLRVMVGVIILYDHVHPAGAFVKTSNIDMKGCIRVLKEQPPSSVEGLLNALRYTTKHLNDEATPKQIKNMLQPN; encoded by the exons ATGGGTAACCTCATTAAAGTACTGACCCGAGACATCGACAATGGTGGAAACTTCTTCCTGGACTTTGAAA ACGCTCAGCCTTCCCCATCAGAGATGGAGGTGTGGGAGAAGGTGAACCAGGTGCTGACGGAGGCTCAGGTCATTCTGGACGACCTGCAGGCCTATGGGGGTGCGGGAGAGGAGATTCGACAG GCCATCCAGAAACCGGGAACGGAAAGCGTACAGGAGAAGGCGTGGTCAGCTGTGATTCCTCTGGTCGCCAAACTCAAAACCTTCTACGAGTTCTCTCAGAAGCTTG aATCTAGCCTGCATTGTCTTCTGGACATCCTCACCTGCTCTGGATCGACTCCGACgcagcacctggagcagaaacagGCTCTGGCACGTCAGTTCGCCCACATCATGCACTTCACGCTGCGCTTCGACGAGCTCAAG ATGACAAACCCCGCCATCCAGAACGACTTCAGCTACTACCGCCGGACGGTCAGCCGTATGGTCCTCAAAAACGTATCT ACTGAGTCAGAGAGTTACATCAACAACGAGCTGGCCAATCGGATGTCTCTGTTTTATGCGTGTGCCACACCCATGCTAAAGACGCTCAGTGACGCCACGTCCAAGTTCGTCTCCGAT AATCCGGACGTCCCAATAGAAAACACCACCGACTGTCTGAGTACGATGGCCAGTGTGTGCAAAGTGATGCTGGAAACACC GGAGTATCGTAGCCGTTTTGCCAGTGAGGAGACGGTGTTGTTCTGCCTGCGTGTGATGGTTGGGGTCATCATCCTCTACGATCACGTCCATCCAGCCGGAGCCTTCGTTAAGACTTCCAATATCGAT ATGAAAGGCTGCATCAGGGTGTTGAAGGAGCAGCCGCCCAGCAGCGTGGAGGGATTACTCAACGCTCTCAG GTACACAACCAAACATCTGAACGACGAGGCTACACCAAagcaaatcaaaaacatgctgcAGCCAAATTAA